Proteins encoded together in one Microcaecilia unicolor chromosome 3, aMicUni1.1, whole genome shotgun sequence window:
- the HIGD1C gene encoding HIG1 domain family member 1C, which translates to MSSDKMWSPEESDSQISKLVRKTHESPFVPIGMAGFLAVVAYGLYKLKSRGDQKMSVHLIHMRVGAQGFVVGAMTFGVIYSMYKEYVKPKFSHPSDK; encoded by the exons ATGTCTTCAGACAAGATGTGGTCACCTGAGGAAAGCGACAGCCAAATCAGCAAACTGGTCCGCAAAACCCATGAGTCTCCCTTTGTCCCCATAG GGATGGCTGGCTTTCTAGCAGTGGTTGCTTATGGTCTGTATAAGCTGAAGAGCAGAGGAGACCAGAAGATGTCTGTACATCTCATCCACATGCGTGTCGGAGCCCAAGGATTTGTTGTGGGAGCAATGACCTTTG GTGTAATATATTCCATGTACAAGGAGTACGTTAAGCCAAAGTTTTCTCACCCATCCGACAAGTGA